The following proteins are co-located in the Silene latifolia isolate original U9 population chromosome 1, ASM4854445v1, whole genome shotgun sequence genome:
- the LOC141643964 gene encoding protein FAR1-RELATED SEQUENCE 9-like — protein MLNSDDQTLTLLDNIADNQTTMNSGDSEEWSRMVENGFKPALGLMFVKLEETIEFYNLCAVACGFIPRKREKEEEKICRAKKTKITRFGYKAKIQFCAVFNDLKELIGYAIDTFYEGDKDADMILDYLKALSESQDNFYYAYQVDEDNCLARIFWADAQARMNYSLFGDTITFDPTYGTNKYHMAFTPFTGVDNHKKSVTFATALVDHENDGSLIWVFKKFLDFVWDTDLEPIEFEEKWSQVINDFELNDNTWLTYMYGKRHKWISTYFRYLPLGYFLKTTQRSESQNSYFKRFESIDGTLVEFWLRFQSVMEQQRYNQRFLDAASDSTLPQVSSKTMIEKHASKIYTHTVFYEFQEQVQMAPCSCAVRGFSEQGNMHIINVEDAYRKHRIIQVAHDNESKETTCTCKMFERKGILCKHIIWIISGKGLQSISEQYIETKWTKKSYRKPLYGLDGKLLQDYDPTDLRKLELSRVWSEFYATISVLNSMPKTQIKELSLMLLQFRKKINPTKESLTKEQELEMLLGCSAKSNITVLPPKIAKNKGSDKRIKSNKYKAIEKASKPKRLCNNCKQMGNHDKRNSPNPLLFADDKNHVKKHKRHNKFA, from the exons ATGTTGAATTCAGACGATCAAACTCTTACTCTgcttgataatattgctgataatCAAACAACGATGAATTCAG GTGACAGTGAGGAGTGGAGTAGGATGGTAGAAAATGGTTTCAAGCCTGCTCTGGGATTAATGTTTGTAAAGCTGGAGGAGACAATAGAGTTTTACAATTTATGTGCTGTGGCTTGTGGTTTCATACCAAGAAA aagagaaaaagaagaggaaaagatcTGTAGagccaaaaaaacaaaaataacaagatttGGTTACAAGGCAAAAATACAGTTTTGTGCTGTATTCAATGACCTTAAGGAGCTAATAGGTTATGCCATTGATACGTTTTATGAAG GTGACAAGGATGCTGACATGATTCTCGATTATTTAAAGGCGCTTTCTGAATCACAAGATAACTTTTACTATGCTTATCAAGTTGATGAGGATAACTGTTTGGCTAGAATCTTTTGGGCAGATGCACAAGCAAGAATGAATTATTCCTTGTTTGGGGACACCATCACCTTTGATCCTACTTACGGTACTAACAAGTACCACATGGCCTTCACTCCATTCACCGGTGTTGACAACCACAAAAAATCGGTGACTTTTGCTACTGCACTTGTCGATCATGAGAACGATGGGTCACTCATTTGGGTGTTTAAGAAGTTCCTTGATT TTGTTTGGGATACTGACTTGGAACCCATTGAGTTTGAAGAAAAATGGTCTCAAGTGATTAATGACTTTGAGTTGAATGATAATACTTGGTTGACATACATGTATGGCAAAAGGCACAAATGGATATCTACTTACTTTAGATATTTGCCTTTAGGCTACTTTTTGAAAACtacacaaagatcagagagtcAAAACAGTTATTTCAAAAGATTTGAGAGCATAGATGGCACACTTGTAGAATTTTGGTTGCGTTTTCAGAGTGTGATGGAACAACAACGCTATAATCAGAGATTTCTTGATGCTGCAAGTGACAGCACTTTGCCACAGGTTTCTTCTAAGACAATGATTGAGAAACATGCctctaaaatctacacacatactGTTTTCTATGAGTTCCAAGAGCAAGTGCAAATGGCTCCCTGTTCGTGTGCCGTTAGGGGATTTTCTGAGCAAGGAAACATGCACATTATAAATGTTGAAGATGCCTACAGAAAGCATAGAATAATTCAG GTTGCTCACGATAACGAATCAAAAGAAACAACATGTACGTGCAAGATGTTTGAGAGGAAAGGAATCCTTTGTAAACACATTATATGGATTATATCAGGAAAAGGACTGCAAAGCATATCGGAGCAGTACATCGAAACCAAATGGACgaagaaatcatatagaaagcctTTGTATGGACTGGATGGAAAGTTATTGCAAGACTACGATCCCACTGATTTGAGAAAGTTGGAATTATCAAGGGTATGGTCTGAGTTTTATGCAACAATAAGTGTTCTTAACTCGATGCCTAAAACTCAGATCAAAGAGCTAAGTTTGATGCTTTTACAATTCCGAAAGAAAATAAATCCAACAAAAGAGAGCTTGACAAAGGAACAAGAACTGGAAATGCTCTTAGGTTGTTCGGCAAAATCAAATATTACTGTTCTTCCGCCAAAGATTGCAAAAAACAAAGGAAGTGACAAGAGAATAAAATCAAACAAGTATAAGGCAATTGAGAAGGCGAGCAAACCGAAGAGGCTATGCAATAACTGCAAACAAATGGGAAACCATGACAAGAGAAACAGTCCAAATCC TTTGCTCTTTGCGGACGACAAGAATCATGTAAAGAAACATAAGAGACATAACAAATTtgcataa